One genomic window of Mucilaginibacter sp. SJ includes the following:
- a CDS encoding NUMOD4 domain-containing protein, with protein MSDLDVNTIYLNKSLADLPGEVWKDVPRFEGSYQASTLGRVKSLDRTIRHPRLYTQFVKGRILSQSIHKNNNLVTGEPMIDLRVTLTIENRAYYFNTRRLIYLTFLDPHLDYRKNGLYVINVDNNGYNNSPDNLKLVTKSEKQKRAVLRDRVLPYLKTADRSGWKKNYSTSKPVAQYDLEGNLIKKFPSIKEASRQVNLGDKAIIQVAKGMYKQWNGFVWKYL; from the coding sequence ATGTCAGATTTAGATGTCAATACTATTTACCTGAATAAATCATTAGCTGATTTGCCCGGTGAAGTTTGGAAAGATGTACCTCGTTTTGAAGGCTCTTACCAGGCTTCCACACTTGGGAGGGTAAAATCGCTGGACCGGACGATCAGGCATCCCCGGCTTTATACGCAATTTGTAAAAGGCCGTATTTTAAGTCAATCCATTCATAAAAATAATAACCTGGTGACGGGTGAACCCATGATCGATCTACGGGTAACACTTACTATCGAAAACAGGGCATATTATTTCAATACCCGGAGACTCATTTATCTAACCTTTCTTGACCCGCACCTGGATTACAGGAAAAATGGCTTATATGTGATTAATGTAGATAATAACGGATACAACAATAGCCCGGACAATCTAAAGCTCGTAACCAAAAGTGAAAAGCAAAAGCGGGCCGTGCTAAGGGACCGCGTACTCCCTTATCTTAAAACAGCTGACCGGTCTGGCTGGAAAAAGAACTATTCAACCAGCAAGCCGGTTGCACAATATGATCTGGAAGGAAACCTAATCAAAAAATTTCCAAGCATTAAGGAAGCATCCAGGCAGGTAAATTTGGGAGATAAAGCCATTATCCAGGTAGCTAAAGGAATGTATAAACAATGGAACGGTTTTGTTTGGAAATATCTATGA